The following proteins are encoded in a genomic region of Phaeodactylum tricornutum CCAP 1055/1 chromosome 1, whole genome shotgun sequence:
- a CDS encoding predicted protein, with protein MIVWESLENQRPAAWRIVFKGLTLLEHLIKNGSERCVDDARNHGHTLRALGQFNYYEGTIDRGQGVREKSKQVIEMLSDDDRIREERQKARK; from the coding sequence ATGATTGTCTGGGAATCTCTCGAAAACCAGCGCCCCGCTGCATGGCGAATCGTCTTCAAGGGTCTCACACTTTTAGAACATCTCATCAAGAACGGTTCGGAACGCTGCGTAGACGATGCACGCAACCACGGACACACGCTGCGTGCGCTCGGACAGTTCAACTACTACGAAGGAACGATTGATCGCGGGCAAGGCGTGCGTGAGAAGTCCAAGCAGGTCATTGAAATGCTTTCGGATGACGATCGCATTCGAGAAGAGCGCCAAAAGGCCCGGAAA